In one window of Nicotiana tabacum cultivar K326 chromosome 12, ASM71507v2, whole genome shotgun sequence DNA:
- the LOC107763758 gene encoding microtubule-associated protein TORTIFOLIA1-like (The RefSeq protein has 2 substitutions compared to this genomic sequence) has protein sequence MASLVSKSSKPSKPTNQFSSHLAMIELKQRILTSLSKLSDRDTHQIAVEDLEKIIQTLSNDGVSMLLNCLYDATNDPKPAVKKESLRLLPTVCASHNDSAATHLTKIIACIVKKLKDSDSGVREACRDAIGSLSSMYLKGESDQSGVALFVKPLFEAMNENSKSVQSGAAMCMAKMVECASETPLLAFQKLCPRICKYLNNPNFMAKASLLPVVSSLSQVGAIAPQNLEPLLQTIHECLSNTDWATRKAAADTLSALALNSSNLVAGGATSTLTVLEASRFDKIKPVRDSMLEALQHWKKIAGKEDGATDDQKALSHAGESSESTGSSEKDLRNAVGILKKRAPALSDRKLNPEFFQKLEERSSGDLPVEVVVPRQCLNASNAPTEVESESDKAETGQRIMRKSQLDAGYSNTESQTSGVSGREHAVDEGDLNPRESSSYRAGFAKNSGPSEGFMANKGNWLAIQRQLLLLEKQQAHLTNMLQDFMGGSHGSMVALENRVRGLERVVEDMARDLSLSAGRRGGTTFTARFDESHNRPLGKYNSFHDYSSTKLGRGSEGSISFGERFVPSDGNSSGMRGRSPPGRLDNPDAWDFHAYGKNGQLGSRRGIGGGHMDARSSKPENEIDQVGTRRGWAKGAGPVRFGEGPSARSIWQASKDEATLEAIRVAGEDNGTARGARVAIPELEAEALTDDNVVRERDPVWNSWTNAMDAFSVGDMESAFSEVLSTGDDFLLVKLMDRSGPVIDQLSNEVASEALHAIAQFFMEPNLTDICLSWVQQLLDIVVENGPDVVDIPMEVKKELLFNLNEISSSVDMPGDWEGATPEQLLLQLASAWDIDLQELEK, from the exons ATGGCTTCTCAAGTACCCAAATCTTCAAAACCTTCAAAACCCACAAACCAATTTTCTTCCCATTTAGCCATGATTGAGCTGAAGCAAAGAATTCTCACATCTCTCTCTAAACTCTCAGATAGAGATACCCATCAGATCGCCGTTGAGGATCTTGAAAAAATCATTCAAACCCTATCAAACGATGGCGTTTCAATGCTCCTCAACTGCCTTTACGACGCCACTAACGACCCTAAACCCGCCGTTAAAAAAGAATCCCTCCGCCTCCTCCCCACCGTATGTGCTTCACATAACGATTCTGCTGCCACCCATTTGACCAAAATTATAGCCTGCATTGTTAAAAAGCTGAAGGATTCTGATTCGGGTGTTAGGGAAGCGTGTCGCGACGCGATTGGCTCGTTGTCGTCAATGTATTTGAAGGGAGAGAGTGATCAAAGTGGGGTTGCATTGTTTGTGAAGCCATTGTTTGAGGCAATGAATGAGAATAGTAAGAGTGTTCAGAGTGGTGCAGCTATGTGTATGGCTAAAATGGTGGAGTGTGCTTCGGAAACGCCTTTATTGGCTTTTCAAAAGCTTTGTCCACGGATTTGCAAGTACCTTAATAATCCTAATTTCATGGCCAAGGCTTCTTTGTTGCCCGTTGTTTCAAGCTTATCACAG GTAGGGGCCATAGCACCGCAAAACTTGGAACCTTTATTGCAGACCATTCATGAATGCCTCAGCAATACGGATTGGGCAACTCGTAAGGCTGCAGCTGATACATTAAGCGCCTTGGCGTTGAATTCAAGCAACCTGGTAGCAGGGGGAGCCACTTCCACTTTAACCGTGCTTGAAGCTTCTCGGTTTGACAAG ATAAAACCCGTGAGAGATAGTATGCTGGAGGCATTGCAGCACTGGAAGAAAATTGCAGGGAAAGAAGATGGAGCCACAGATGATCAGAAAGCTTTAAGTCATG CTGGCGAATCTTCTGAATCTACGGGATCGTCAGAAAAGGACCTCCGAAATGCTG TGGGCATATTAAAGAAGAGAGCTCCAGCATTGTCGGACAGAAAATTGAACCCAGAATTCTTTCAGAAACTTGAAGAAAGGAGTTCAGGTGATTTGCCGGTGGAAGTGGTTGTCCCTCGTCAATGTCTTAATGCATCAAATGCACCAACTGAAGTAGAGTCTGAGTCAGACAAAGCAGAAACAGGACAGAGAATAATGAGGAAAAGCCAGCTTGATGCCGGGTACAGTAACACGGAGAGTCAAACTTCCGGAGTAAGTGGCAGAGAACATGCTGTTGACGAGGGAGATTTGAATCCGAGGGAATCATCCAGCTACCGTGCTGGTTTTGCAAAAAATTCTGGTCCATCTGAGGGGTTTATGGCTAACAAAGGAAACTGGTTAGCTATTCAAAGGCAGTTGTTACTTCTGGAGAAGCAACAAGCTCATCTGACGAATATGTTGCAG GATTTCATGGGCGGATCTCATGGTAGCATGGTGGCTCTTGAGAACAGAGTACGTGGCCTTGAAAGAGTTGTTGAAGACATGGCACGTGATTTGTCGCTTTCAGCAGGTCGAAGAGGTGGTACTACTTTTACGGCGAGGTTTGATGAATCTCATAATAGGCCTCTTGGGAAGTATAATAGCTTCCATGATTACTCCAGTACCAAGCTAGGTAGAGGTAGTGAAGGGAGCATCTCATTTGGCGAAAGGTTTGTGCCATCCGATGGTAATTCTTCGGGCATGAGGGGAAGGAGCCCACCAGGGAGATTGGATAATCCTGATGCTTGGGACTTTCATGCATATGGTAAGAATGGGCAATTGGGCTCTAGGAGAGGTATAGGTGGTGGGCACATGGACGCTAGGTCGTCTAAACCAGAAAACGAGATAGATCAGGTTGGCACCAGGAGAGGATGGGCCAAAGGAGCGGGACCCGTTAGGTTTGGCGAGGGACCTTCTGCCAGAAGTATCTGGCAAGCTTCAAAGGATGAAGCAACTTTGGAGGCAATCCGTGTGGCTGGTGAAGACAATGGAACTGCTCGAGGTGCTAGAGTAGCTATTCCAGAATTAGAGGCTGAAGCACTAACAGATGACAACGTCGTGCGAGAGCGTGATCCGGTTTGGAATTCTTGGACCAATGCAATGGATGCATTTTCTGTGGGTGATATGGAATCAGCTTTCTCTGAAGTTCTGTCTACTGGAGACGATTTCTTGCTTGTGAAGCTGATGGATAGATCAGGCCCAGTGATCGATCAACTATCTAATGAGGTGGCAAGTGAGGCCTTGCATGCTATCGCTCAGTTTTTTATGGAGCCAAACTTGACAGACATCTGTTTATCTTGGGTCCAACAG